DNA sequence from the Sneathiella sp. P13V-1 genome:
CTACCGTCGTGCGTTTGGTAGTCGTTTGGTTGAAAAACCGCTGCTACGTAGGCAGTTGTTGAAACTAATGGTGCCTACGGAGCAGGCGCTTTCCATGTTTATGTATACGGCCACAATGATGGAAAAAGGGGATGCTGGTGATCAACACGCAGCAAACGTAACCCGTATTCTAACACCGCTTCTGAAATACAGAACTGCACGTGATAACGTGAAAGTTGCAACGGGCGCCATGGAGGTCCGGGGCGGCAACGGTTACATCGAAGATTTTGTGAACCCTCGCCTTGTCCGGGATGCGCATTTAGGTGTTCTTTGGGAGGGGACTTCCAACATTAATTCTATTGATGTGATCACGCGCGCAGTTGCCCGTGTTGGTGCCCATGAAAATCTCCGCGATGACCTGACCAAGATCGTAGAAGATAATAACACGATCCCTGGTCAGTTCGCAGGGCAGTTGAAATCGGTTGTGGACCAGAGTGTTGATTTCGCGGACGCGGTCGCACGGGAAGGGCGTGAGCCACTTTATCGTAAAGCGGCAAGTGCGCTTTACCACACAACAACATCCGTGCTGTTAGCGGATGAGGGATCCAAACTTGGCAAGCAAGGTGGGGATGCAAGGCGTCTTCTGTTATCTCGAATGGTGTTGGAGCATAAACTTGGTCAAAGTAATCCGTTTGGCATGGAAAATGACCAGTTTGAAGAGAAAGCGAGTGCAGCGCTTCTTGATGGCGGGGCAGTGAACTTTGAAGAAGTTTCTGATATATTGAGTTTGTAAGCACCAAATCAAGAACAAGGAATAAGGCGTGTTTCTGAATAATGTACTGAAAAAGAAAGAAGAGCGGGAGCTGGAGGATTGGATCTCTCCCGATTGCAGCGGGTTGAATTTCTTTGAAATTGACCCAAACCTACAGGACCTGCTGCATATATATCTTCCTGATGACTTGAGGGAGCATATGACCCCCTTGTTTCACAAGTTAGGTGAAATTGCAGGGGGGAGGCTTGATGAGCTTTCCCGTGTCAGTGACAAACGCACGCCTATTCTTCATCACCGTGATGCGCGGGGGAGAGACGAGGACTGGGTGGAATACCACCCAGCCTATCGCGAGATGGAGAAAATCGCTTATGGGGATTTTGGGATCCATTGCATGTCCCATGTCAGCGGCGTTCATGGCTGGCCTGAAAAAGTGCCGCCAATGGCAAAATATGTTTTCACCTATCTATTTACACAATCTGAATTTGGCCTGATGTGCCCGATTTCGATGACGGACACGTCATATGGGTTGCTGGCAAAACATGGACCTAAAGATTTTCTGGAAACCTATGGCAAGAAAATGATGTCGCAAGACATGGGTGAGCTGCTCACCGGCGCCCAATTTATGACCGAGAAAATTGGGGGATCAGAGGTTGCCAATCTGGCTGTGACAGCGCGCGAAGAAGGTGGTGTTTGGCGGCTTTATGGAGATAAATGGTTCTGTTCAAATATTGGGGCAGGGGTTACCCTTGTGCTTGCCCGCCCAGAAGGGGCACCAGAGGGGAACAAAGGCCTTGCCATCTTTGCGGTTCCCAGGAATCTGGAAGATGGAAGTCGCAACAAATACCGCACTGTCAGGTTAAAGGATAAACTTGGAACGAAATCAATGCCGTCGGGTGAAGTGATTTTTGAAGGGGCTGTCGGCTATCCTTTTGGTGATGTAGGGGCAAAGCCAAATAATGGTTTGCGCCAAATGATGGATCAGGTCGTTATGTCGCGATTGTCCCATGGCGTAAGAGCAGCCGGTATGATGCGCCGGTGCCTGAACGAGGCGTTGATGGCGTCTCAAAACAGGGAAGTGTTTAGCGAGCCAGTCATCCAGAAACCGTTGATGCGCAGGCAGTTGCTGAAACTTATGATCCCGACCGAACAGGCTTTGTCCATGTTTATGAATGTTTCTGTGAAACTTCATCAGTCAAATCAAGGAGATAG
Encoded proteins:
- a CDS encoding acyl-CoA dehydrogenase family protein, producing MFLNNVLKKKEERELEDWISPDCSGLNFFEIDPNLQDLLHIYLPDDLREHMTPLFHKLGEIAGGRLDELSRVSDKRTPILHHRDARGRDEDWVEYHPAYREMEKIAYGDFGIHCMSHVSGVHGWPEKVPPMAKYVFTYLFTQSEFGLMCPISMTDTSYGLLAKHGPKDFLETYGKKMMSQDMGELLTGAQFMTEKIGGSEVANLAVTAREEGGVWRLYGDKWFCSNIGAGVTLVLARPEGAPEGNKGLAIFAVPRNLEDGSRNKYRTVRLKDKLGTKSMPSGEVIFEGAVGYPFGDVGAKPNNGLRQMMDQVVMSRLSHGVRAAGMMRRCLNEALMASQNREVFSEPVIQKPLMRRQLLKLMIPTEQALSMFMNVSVKLHQSNQGDRDAERLNRILTPLLKFRTCRDNVDVAGGALEVRGGVGFIEDWINPRLVRDAYTGLLWEGTSNINALDITGRAVAKVRAHDDLQDHLLGRISAKTEIPGQYAGELSGLLKRAHDYADEVAQSGNETLSRQAANALYHSTTAAYMAEEGARLGAMGRDARRLLMSRIVVDTKLKPSDPLGAPETSFEVAAGNRLLDTTPVTLDEASELLRLA